The Rhododendron vialii isolate Sample 1 chromosome 8a, ASM3025357v1 genome has a window encoding:
- the LOC131298427 gene encoding small ribosomal subunit protein eS27y-like, whose protein sequence is MVLPNDVDELHPSLELEKEKHKLKRLVPTPDSFFMDVKCQGCFNITTVFSHSQTVVVCGNCQTVLCQPTGGRSKLTEGCSFRKKGN, encoded by the exons ATG GTTCTTCCAAACGACGTCGATGAGTTGCATCCTTCGTTGGAACTCGAGAAGGAGAAGCACAAGCTCAAGCGTCTCGTCCCCACCCCCGACTCCTTCTTCATG GACGTGAAATGCCAGGGTTGTTTCAACAT AACCACGGTTTTCAGCCACTCGCAAACGGTTGTTGTATGCGGAAACTGCCAGACGGTCCTCTGCCAACCAACCGGAGGCCGTTCAAAGCTCACTGAGGGATGCTCTTTCAGGAAAAAGGGGAACTGA
- the LOC131298428 gene encoding uncharacterized protein LOC131298428 isoform X3, translated as MARNFEKQSVGWNSTPPPAPNQRQFAPNEGNKKDNSCFFCKKEGHWLKDCPMKSPNQGPPTPPPSIGDLHCHCGIHLAPQPSKDNRLYYACPLRRSGTQGKGCNFFKRCEDVTRDVNIKVSRTPTCGCSAGPCRMDASRRFFVCPIKKGQGACSFVQPVDSTNNFVDERLLDSTNNILDDTFLDAALDLLEDQLVEPTNDIRDGSPSSPPSTLTSCGDTSPSSRDMVEEGNSSHQGMEIESPVVDTPEHPQKLGTSFELSRPERVSLVDSQDQEDMPEEPLRRNCKRLRHGDPKVDSLVIDSTSDCWDMPQSKSTSLTTEKALRPCILTSGALIRQRQVKFLRQISSAGASLPEASSYSSSSALTTSRELLADYCVDSSAINEILGTNFKGVFPCFDPISLPQDANIPFEICSPSPVESGKQYLLAPFEPSAALLSETSGLKAPPKHFQGKIMKESVMDKFKQAAASLQEDLLILLESMDFHDHASMLEESCSVFGALERLMVDYEPFKEKVMKYIGSAESLARLELSIDNGDWSSRELFDSYNRKKQHLEVISHGHAQTLSNLEASNQHLRYLEQEASRLKDMLRRVEEELACCKVDNMEIDARFNEIAEDRLQLELNLQAAFNEAEEARRVCQRMEAERSAVKASFEEARLELRQSGNMLFLM; from the exons ATGGCGAGGAATTTCGAGAAACAGAGCGTGGGCTGGAACTCAACCCCGCCACCGGCTCCTAATCAACGGCAGTTTGCTCCAAACGAGGGAAACAAGAAGGATAATTCTTGTTTCTTCTGTAAGAAAGAAGGGCACTGGCTTAAGGATTGCCCCATGAAGAGCCCTAATCAGGGACCACCAACACCGCCTCCGTCTATCGGTGATTTACACTGCCACTGCGGTATACATTTGGCCCCGCAGCCCTCGAAGGACAATCGTCTGTACTACGCTTGCCCTCTCCGCCGCTCTGGCACT CAGGGCAAAGGCTGTAACTTCTTCAAGAGGTGTGAAGATGTAACACGTGATGTCAATATTAAAGTTAGCCGCACCCCTACGTGTGGGTGTAGTGCTGGACCCTGCCGTATGGATGCCAGTCGCCGCTTCTTTGTATGCCCAATTAAGAAG GGACAGGGCGCGTGTAGTTTTGTTCAACCGGTTGACTCTACAAACAATTTTGTGGACGAACGATTGCTGGATTCTACAAACAATATTTTGGATGATACATTTCTGGATGCTGctcttgatcttttggaagatcAGTTGGTGGAGCCAACTAATGATATTCGGGATGGAAGCCCAAGTTCTCCACCGTCTACCTTGACTAGCTGTGGTGACACTAGTCCCTCAAGCAGGGACATGGTTGAGGAAGGGAATTCCAGCCACCAAGGGATGGAAATCGAGTCGCCTGTGGTGGACACTCCTGAACATCCCCAAAAGCTTGGAACAAGTTTTGAATTATCGAGGCCAGAAAGGGTGTCCCTGGTGGATTCCCAGGACCAAGAAGATATGCCAGAGGAACCTTTGCGGCGTAATTGTAAACGCCTGCGACATGGCGATCCAAAAGTCGATAGTTTAGTCATTGACTCCACTAGTGACTGCTGGGACATGCCGCAGTCAAAGTCCACGAGTTTGACAACGGAGAAAGCACTCCGACCCTGTATTCTAACCTCAGGGGCTTTGATTCGTCAAAGGCAAGTTAAGTTTTTGAGGCAGATTTCTTCTGCTGGAGCTTCTTTACCCGAAG CTTCTTCCTACAGTAGTTCTTCTGCCTTGACTACTAGCAGGGAGCTATTGGCAGATTATTGTGTGGATTCTTCTGccattaatgaaattttgggcactAATTTCAAAG gtgtttttccttgttttgaTCCCATTTCCCTTCCTCAAGATGCCAATATACCCTTTGAAATATGCAGCCCTTCACCAGTTGAATCTGGCAAGCAGTATCTGCTTGCTCCTTTTGAGCCGTCAGCTGCTCTTCTTAGTGAGACATCAGGCCTCAAGGCACCTCCCAAACATTTCCAAGGAAAGATAATGAAAGAATCAGTCATGGATAAATTCAAGCAGGCAGCAGCGAGCCTTCAAGAGGACCTTCTCATTCTTCTAGAGTCCATGGATTTTCATGATCATGCGTCAATGCTTGAGGAATCGTGTTCTGTTTTTGGTGCTCTAGAGAGATTGATGGTTGATTATGAACCCTTTAAAGAAAAAGTGATGAAATATATAGGCAGTGCAGAATCACTCGCTCGACTTGAATTGTCTATTGACAATGGCGACTGGTCTTCTCGGGAGCTTTTTGATAGTTACAATCGGAAGAAACAGCATCTAGAAGTTATTTCTCATGGCCATGCTCAGACTTTATCTAACTTGGAAGCCTCTAATCAGCACCTTCGATATCTTGAACAAGAGGCCTCCCGTCTTAAGGACATGCTTCGCCGTGTGGAGGAGGAATTGGCTTGTTGTAAGGTGGATAATATGGAGATTGATGCTCGTTTTAATGAGATAGCTGAAGACAGGTTGCAGTTGGAGTTAAATCTTCAAGCTGCGTTTAACGAGGCTGAAGAAGCAAGGAGAGTTTGTCAACGTATGGAAGCAGAACGGAGCGCTGTGAAGGCATCCTTTGAGGAGGCCAGGTTGGAGCTTCGACAGAGCGGTAATATGCTTTTCTTGATGTAA
- the LOC131298428 gene encoding uncharacterized protein LOC131298428 isoform X4, which produces MARNFEKQSVGWNSTPPPAPNQRQFAPNEGNKKDNSCFFCKKEGHWLKDCPMKSPNQGPPTPPPSIGDLHCHCGIHLAPQPSKDNRLYYACPLRRSGTGKGCNFFKRCEDVTRDVNIKVSRTPTCGCSAGPCRMDASRRFFVCPIKKGQGACSFVQPVDSTNNFVDERLLDSTNNILDDTFLDAALDLLEDQLVEPTNDIRDGSPSSPPSTLTSCGDTSPSSRDMVEEGNSSHQGMEIESPVVDTPEHPQKLGTSFELSRPERVSLVDSQDQEDMPEEPLRRNCKRLRHGDPKVDSLVIDSTSDCWDMPQSKSTSLTTEKALRPCILTSGALIRQRQVKFLRQISSAGASLPEASSYSSSSALTTSRELLADYCVDSSAINEILGTNFKGVFPCFDPISLPQDANIPFEICSPSPVESGKQYLLAPFEPSAALLSETSGLKAPPKHFQGKIMKESVMDKFKQAAASLQEDLLILLESMDFHDHASMLEESCSVFGALERLMVDYEPFKEKVMKYIGSAESLARLELSIDNGDWSSRELFDSYNRKKQHLEVISHGHAQTLSNLEASNQHLRYLEQEASRLKDMLRRVEEELACCKVDNMEIDARFNEIAEDRLQLELNLQAAFNEAEEARRVCQRMEAERSAVKASFEEARLELRQSGNMLFLM; this is translated from the exons ATGGCGAGGAATTTCGAGAAACAGAGCGTGGGCTGGAACTCAACCCCGCCACCGGCTCCTAATCAACGGCAGTTTGCTCCAAACGAGGGAAACAAGAAGGATAATTCTTGTTTCTTCTGTAAGAAAGAAGGGCACTGGCTTAAGGATTGCCCCATGAAGAGCCCTAATCAGGGACCACCAACACCGCCTCCGTCTATCGGTGATTTACACTGCCACTGCGGTATACATTTGGCCCCGCAGCCCTCGAAGGACAATCGTCTGTACTACGCTTGCCCTCTCCGCCGCTCTGGCACT GGCAAAGGCTGTAACTTCTTCAAGAGGTGTGAAGATGTAACACGTGATGTCAATATTAAAGTTAGCCGCACCCCTACGTGTGGGTGTAGTGCTGGACCCTGCCGTATGGATGCCAGTCGCCGCTTCTTTGTATGCCCAATTAAGAAG GGACAGGGCGCGTGTAGTTTTGTTCAACCGGTTGACTCTACAAACAATTTTGTGGACGAACGATTGCTGGATTCTACAAACAATATTTTGGATGATACATTTCTGGATGCTGctcttgatcttttggaagatcAGTTGGTGGAGCCAACTAATGATATTCGGGATGGAAGCCCAAGTTCTCCACCGTCTACCTTGACTAGCTGTGGTGACACTAGTCCCTCAAGCAGGGACATGGTTGAGGAAGGGAATTCCAGCCACCAAGGGATGGAAATCGAGTCGCCTGTGGTGGACACTCCTGAACATCCCCAAAAGCTTGGAACAAGTTTTGAATTATCGAGGCCAGAAAGGGTGTCCCTGGTGGATTCCCAGGACCAAGAAGATATGCCAGAGGAACCTTTGCGGCGTAATTGTAAACGCCTGCGACATGGCGATCCAAAAGTCGATAGTTTAGTCATTGACTCCACTAGTGACTGCTGGGACATGCCGCAGTCAAAGTCCACGAGTTTGACAACGGAGAAAGCACTCCGACCCTGTATTCTAACCTCAGGGGCTTTGATTCGTCAAAGGCAAGTTAAGTTTTTGAGGCAGATTTCTTCTGCTGGAGCTTCTTTACCCGAAG CTTCTTCCTACAGTAGTTCTTCTGCCTTGACTACTAGCAGGGAGCTATTGGCAGATTATTGTGTGGATTCTTCTGccattaatgaaattttgggcactAATTTCAAAG gtgtttttccttgttttgaTCCCATTTCCCTTCCTCAAGATGCCAATATACCCTTTGAAATATGCAGCCCTTCACCAGTTGAATCTGGCAAGCAGTATCTGCTTGCTCCTTTTGAGCCGTCAGCTGCTCTTCTTAGTGAGACATCAGGCCTCAAGGCACCTCCCAAACATTTCCAAGGAAAGATAATGAAAGAATCAGTCATGGATAAATTCAAGCAGGCAGCAGCGAGCCTTCAAGAGGACCTTCTCATTCTTCTAGAGTCCATGGATTTTCATGATCATGCGTCAATGCTTGAGGAATCGTGTTCTGTTTTTGGTGCTCTAGAGAGATTGATGGTTGATTATGAACCCTTTAAAGAAAAAGTGATGAAATATATAGGCAGTGCAGAATCACTCGCTCGACTTGAATTGTCTATTGACAATGGCGACTGGTCTTCTCGGGAGCTTTTTGATAGTTACAATCGGAAGAAACAGCATCTAGAAGTTATTTCTCATGGCCATGCTCAGACTTTATCTAACTTGGAAGCCTCTAATCAGCACCTTCGATATCTTGAACAAGAGGCCTCCCGTCTTAAGGACATGCTTCGCCGTGTGGAGGAGGAATTGGCTTGTTGTAAGGTGGATAATATGGAGATTGATGCTCGTTTTAATGAGATAGCTGAAGACAGGTTGCAGTTGGAGTTAAATCTTCAAGCTGCGTTTAACGAGGCTGAAGAAGCAAGGAGAGTTTGTCAACGTATGGAAGCAGAACGGAGCGCTGTGAAGGCATCCTTTGAGGAGGCCAGGTTGGAGCTTCGACAGAGCGGTAATATGCTTTTCTTGATGTAA
- the LOC131298428 gene encoding uncharacterized protein LOC131298428 isoform X2, which yields MARNFEKQSVGWNSTPPPAPNQRQFAPNEGNKKDNSCFFCKKEGHWLKDCPMKSPNQGPPTPPPSIGDLHCHCGIHLAPQPSKDNRLYYACPLRRSGTGKGCNFFKRCEDVTRDVNIKVSRTPTCGCSAGPCRMDASRRFFVCPIKKGQGACSFVQPVDSTNNFVDERLLDSTNNILDDTFLDAALDLLEDQLVEPTNDIRDGSPSSPPSTLTSCGDTSPSSRDMVEEGNSSHQGMEIESPVVDTPEHPQKLGTSFELSRPERVSLVDSQDQEDMPEEPLRRNCKRLRHGDPKVDSLVIDSTSDCWDMPQSKSTSLTTEKALRPCILTSGALIRQRQVKFLRQISSAGASLPEASSYSSSSALTTSRELLADYCVDSSAINEILGTNFKGWCGRLVFPPSQSLTFPAPKPFFCGVFPCFDPISLPQDANIPFEICSPSPVESGKQYLLAPFEPSAALLSETSGLKAPPKHFQGKIMKESVMDKFKQAAASLQEDLLILLESMDFHDHASMLEESCSVFGALERLMVDYEPFKEKVMKYIGSAESLARLELSIDNGDWSSRELFDSYNRKKQHLEVISHGHAQTLSNLEASNQHLRYLEQEASRLKDMLRRVEEELACCKVDNMEIDARFNEIAEDRLQLELNLQAAFNEAEEARRVCQRMEAERSAVKASFEEARLELRQSGNMLFLM from the exons ATGGCGAGGAATTTCGAGAAACAGAGCGTGGGCTGGAACTCAACCCCGCCACCGGCTCCTAATCAACGGCAGTTTGCTCCAAACGAGGGAAACAAGAAGGATAATTCTTGTTTCTTCTGTAAGAAAGAAGGGCACTGGCTTAAGGATTGCCCCATGAAGAGCCCTAATCAGGGACCACCAACACCGCCTCCGTCTATCGGTGATTTACACTGCCACTGCGGTATACATTTGGCCCCGCAGCCCTCGAAGGACAATCGTCTGTACTACGCTTGCCCTCTCCGCCGCTCTGGCACT GGCAAAGGCTGTAACTTCTTCAAGAGGTGTGAAGATGTAACACGTGATGTCAATATTAAAGTTAGCCGCACCCCTACGTGTGGGTGTAGTGCTGGACCCTGCCGTATGGATGCCAGTCGCCGCTTCTTTGTATGCCCAATTAAGAAG GGACAGGGCGCGTGTAGTTTTGTTCAACCGGTTGACTCTACAAACAATTTTGTGGACGAACGATTGCTGGATTCTACAAACAATATTTTGGATGATACATTTCTGGATGCTGctcttgatcttttggaagatcAGTTGGTGGAGCCAACTAATGATATTCGGGATGGAAGCCCAAGTTCTCCACCGTCTACCTTGACTAGCTGTGGTGACACTAGTCCCTCAAGCAGGGACATGGTTGAGGAAGGGAATTCCAGCCACCAAGGGATGGAAATCGAGTCGCCTGTGGTGGACACTCCTGAACATCCCCAAAAGCTTGGAACAAGTTTTGAATTATCGAGGCCAGAAAGGGTGTCCCTGGTGGATTCCCAGGACCAAGAAGATATGCCAGAGGAACCTTTGCGGCGTAATTGTAAACGCCTGCGACATGGCGATCCAAAAGTCGATAGTTTAGTCATTGACTCCACTAGTGACTGCTGGGACATGCCGCAGTCAAAGTCCACGAGTTTGACAACGGAGAAAGCACTCCGACCCTGTATTCTAACCTCAGGGGCTTTGATTCGTCAAAGGCAAGTTAAGTTTTTGAGGCAGATTTCTTCTGCTGGAGCTTCTTTACCCGAAG CTTCTTCCTACAGTAGTTCTTCTGCCTTGACTACTAGCAGGGAGCTATTGGCAGATTATTGTGTGGATTCTTCTGccattaatgaaattttgggcactAATTTCAAAGGTTGGTGTGGCCGGCTTGTGTTTCCCCCATCTCAGTCCCTAACATTTCCAGCACCAAAGCCCTTTTTTTGTG gtgtttttccttgttttgaTCCCATTTCCCTTCCTCAAGATGCCAATATACCCTTTGAAATATGCAGCCCTTCACCAGTTGAATCTGGCAAGCAGTATCTGCTTGCTCCTTTTGAGCCGTCAGCTGCTCTTCTTAGTGAGACATCAGGCCTCAAGGCACCTCCCAAACATTTCCAAGGAAAGATAATGAAAGAATCAGTCATGGATAAATTCAAGCAGGCAGCAGCGAGCCTTCAAGAGGACCTTCTCATTCTTCTAGAGTCCATGGATTTTCATGATCATGCGTCAATGCTTGAGGAATCGTGTTCTGTTTTTGGTGCTCTAGAGAGATTGATGGTTGATTATGAACCCTTTAAAGAAAAAGTGATGAAATATATAGGCAGTGCAGAATCACTCGCTCGACTTGAATTGTCTATTGACAATGGCGACTGGTCTTCTCGGGAGCTTTTTGATAGTTACAATCGGAAGAAACAGCATCTAGAAGTTATTTCTCATGGCCATGCTCAGACTTTATCTAACTTGGAAGCCTCTAATCAGCACCTTCGATATCTTGAACAAGAGGCCTCCCGTCTTAAGGACATGCTTCGCCGTGTGGAGGAGGAATTGGCTTGTTGTAAGGTGGATAATATGGAGATTGATGCTCGTTTTAATGAGATAGCTGAAGACAGGTTGCAGTTGGAGTTAAATCTTCAAGCTGCGTTTAACGAGGCTGAAGAAGCAAGGAGAGTTTGTCAACGTATGGAAGCAGAACGGAGCGCTGTGAAGGCATCCTTTGAGGAGGCCAGGTTGGAGCTTCGACAGAGCGGTAATATGCTTTTCTTGATGTAA
- the LOC131298428 gene encoding uncharacterized protein LOC131298428 isoform X1, which produces MARNFEKQSVGWNSTPPPAPNQRQFAPNEGNKKDNSCFFCKKEGHWLKDCPMKSPNQGPPTPPPSIGDLHCHCGIHLAPQPSKDNRLYYACPLRRSGTQGKGCNFFKRCEDVTRDVNIKVSRTPTCGCSAGPCRMDASRRFFVCPIKKGQGACSFVQPVDSTNNFVDERLLDSTNNILDDTFLDAALDLLEDQLVEPTNDIRDGSPSSPPSTLTSCGDTSPSSRDMVEEGNSSHQGMEIESPVVDTPEHPQKLGTSFELSRPERVSLVDSQDQEDMPEEPLRRNCKRLRHGDPKVDSLVIDSTSDCWDMPQSKSTSLTTEKALRPCILTSGALIRQRQVKFLRQISSAGASLPEASSYSSSSALTTSRELLADYCVDSSAINEILGTNFKGWCGRLVFPPSQSLTFPAPKPFFCGVFPCFDPISLPQDANIPFEICSPSPVESGKQYLLAPFEPSAALLSETSGLKAPPKHFQGKIMKESVMDKFKQAAASLQEDLLILLESMDFHDHASMLEESCSVFGALERLMVDYEPFKEKVMKYIGSAESLARLELSIDNGDWSSRELFDSYNRKKQHLEVISHGHAQTLSNLEASNQHLRYLEQEASRLKDMLRRVEEELACCKVDNMEIDARFNEIAEDRLQLELNLQAAFNEAEEARRVCQRMEAERSAVKASFEEARLELRQSGNMLFLM; this is translated from the exons ATGGCGAGGAATTTCGAGAAACAGAGCGTGGGCTGGAACTCAACCCCGCCACCGGCTCCTAATCAACGGCAGTTTGCTCCAAACGAGGGAAACAAGAAGGATAATTCTTGTTTCTTCTGTAAGAAAGAAGGGCACTGGCTTAAGGATTGCCCCATGAAGAGCCCTAATCAGGGACCACCAACACCGCCTCCGTCTATCGGTGATTTACACTGCCACTGCGGTATACATTTGGCCCCGCAGCCCTCGAAGGACAATCGTCTGTACTACGCTTGCCCTCTCCGCCGCTCTGGCACT CAGGGCAAAGGCTGTAACTTCTTCAAGAGGTGTGAAGATGTAACACGTGATGTCAATATTAAAGTTAGCCGCACCCCTACGTGTGGGTGTAGTGCTGGACCCTGCCGTATGGATGCCAGTCGCCGCTTCTTTGTATGCCCAATTAAGAAG GGACAGGGCGCGTGTAGTTTTGTTCAACCGGTTGACTCTACAAACAATTTTGTGGACGAACGATTGCTGGATTCTACAAACAATATTTTGGATGATACATTTCTGGATGCTGctcttgatcttttggaagatcAGTTGGTGGAGCCAACTAATGATATTCGGGATGGAAGCCCAAGTTCTCCACCGTCTACCTTGACTAGCTGTGGTGACACTAGTCCCTCAAGCAGGGACATGGTTGAGGAAGGGAATTCCAGCCACCAAGGGATGGAAATCGAGTCGCCTGTGGTGGACACTCCTGAACATCCCCAAAAGCTTGGAACAAGTTTTGAATTATCGAGGCCAGAAAGGGTGTCCCTGGTGGATTCCCAGGACCAAGAAGATATGCCAGAGGAACCTTTGCGGCGTAATTGTAAACGCCTGCGACATGGCGATCCAAAAGTCGATAGTTTAGTCATTGACTCCACTAGTGACTGCTGGGACATGCCGCAGTCAAAGTCCACGAGTTTGACAACGGAGAAAGCACTCCGACCCTGTATTCTAACCTCAGGGGCTTTGATTCGTCAAAGGCAAGTTAAGTTTTTGAGGCAGATTTCTTCTGCTGGAGCTTCTTTACCCGAAG CTTCTTCCTACAGTAGTTCTTCTGCCTTGACTACTAGCAGGGAGCTATTGGCAGATTATTGTGTGGATTCTTCTGccattaatgaaattttgggcactAATTTCAAAGGTTGGTGTGGCCGGCTTGTGTTTCCCCCATCTCAGTCCCTAACATTTCCAGCACCAAAGCCCTTTTTTTGTG gtgtttttccttgttttgaTCCCATTTCCCTTCCTCAAGATGCCAATATACCCTTTGAAATATGCAGCCCTTCACCAGTTGAATCTGGCAAGCAGTATCTGCTTGCTCCTTTTGAGCCGTCAGCTGCTCTTCTTAGTGAGACATCAGGCCTCAAGGCACCTCCCAAACATTTCCAAGGAAAGATAATGAAAGAATCAGTCATGGATAAATTCAAGCAGGCAGCAGCGAGCCTTCAAGAGGACCTTCTCATTCTTCTAGAGTCCATGGATTTTCATGATCATGCGTCAATGCTTGAGGAATCGTGTTCTGTTTTTGGTGCTCTAGAGAGATTGATGGTTGATTATGAACCCTTTAAAGAAAAAGTGATGAAATATATAGGCAGTGCAGAATCACTCGCTCGACTTGAATTGTCTATTGACAATGGCGACTGGTCTTCTCGGGAGCTTTTTGATAGTTACAATCGGAAGAAACAGCATCTAGAAGTTATTTCTCATGGCCATGCTCAGACTTTATCTAACTTGGAAGCCTCTAATCAGCACCTTCGATATCTTGAACAAGAGGCCTCCCGTCTTAAGGACATGCTTCGCCGTGTGGAGGAGGAATTGGCTTGTTGTAAGGTGGATAATATGGAGATTGATGCTCGTTTTAATGAGATAGCTGAAGACAGGTTGCAGTTGGAGTTAAATCTTCAAGCTGCGTTTAACGAGGCTGAAGAAGCAAGGAGAGTTTGTCAACGTATGGAAGCAGAACGGAGCGCTGTGAAGGCATCCTTTGAGGAGGCCAGGTTGGAGCTTCGACAGAGCGGTAATATGCTTTTCTTGATGTAA
- the LOC131298430 gene encoding histidine biosynthesis bifunctional protein hisIE, chloroplastic-like gives MYSHSLQSVKECSGGHLVSSRGEYPTRILKKNTPCVVSACIPKLHKDLSLQSPEVGMLLDSVKWDDKGLAVAIAQNVDTGAVLMQGFVNRGALATTISSRKATFYSRSRSQLWTKGETSLNFIKIHDIFLDCDRDSIIYLGTPDGPTCHTGAETCYYTSAFDFLKNSQVGESKMALTTLYSLESTISQRKAELAEPQIGKPSWTKRLLTDDKLLCSKIREEADELCRTLEEKEDKSRTASEMADVLYHAMVLLGLRDVKAEEVLQVLRQRFSQSGVEEKESRKP, from the exons ATGTATTCCCACTCCCTTCAATCCGTAAAAGAATGTTCGGGAGGTCACCTCGTCTCGTCCAGGGGGGAATACCCGACCCGAATCCTCAAAAAGAACACACCTTGCGTTGTCTCTGCTTGTATTCCGAAACTGCATAAAGATCTTTCCCTTCAATCGCCTGAG GTAGGTATGTTGTTAGACAGTGTGAAATGGGATGACAAAGGTTTGGCAGTTGCAATAGCCCAAAATGTTGACACTGGAGCCGTCTTGATGCAAGGCTTTGTGAACAGGGGTGCACTAGCAACAACCATTTCTTCTCGGAAAGCTACATTCTACAGCAGGTCACGGTCACAATTATGGACAAAGGGGGAGACTTCTCtgaatttcattaaaattcatGACATTTTCCTTGATTGCGACCGTGACTCT ATAATATACCTTGGGACGCCTGATGGCCCTACTTGCCACACCGGAGCAGAAACTTGCTAttacacatcagcttttgatttcttgaaaaattcACAG GTTGGGGAAAGCAAGATGGCTTTAACAACTTTGTACTCGTTGGAATCTACAATCTCCCAACGGAAAGCAGAACTAGCAGAGCCACAAATAGGGAAACCCTCATGGACGAAACGACTTTTGACTGATGACAAGTTGCTGTGCTCAAAAATCCG GGAGGAGGCAGATGAGTTGTGCCGAACGCTGGAGGAAAAGGAGGACAAGTCGCGGACCGCCTCAGAAATGGCAGATGTGCTTTATCATGCCATGGTTCTGTTGGGGCTCAGGGATGTTAAAGCAGAAGAGGTTTTACAGGTCCTTCGACAAAGATTTTCGCAATCAGGAGTTGAGGAGAAGGAAAGTCGCAAACCATAA
- the LOC131298431 gene encoding LOW QUALITY PROTEIN: chalcone synthase (The sequence of the model RefSeq protein was modified relative to this genomic sequence to represent the inferred CDS: inserted 1 base in 1 codon) codes for MAPGGVSVEEIRKAQRAQGPATVLAIGTATPANCVNQAEYPDYYFRITNSEHKTELKEKFKRMCEKSMIKKRYMYLTEEILKENPSVCEYMAPSLDARQDMVVVEVPKLGKEAATKAIKEWGQPKSKITHLVFCTTSGVDMPGADYQLTKLLGLRPSVKRLMMYQQGCFAGGTVLRLAKDLAENNAGSRVLVVCSEITAVTFRGPSDTHLDSLVGQALFGDGAAAVIVGSDPLPVERPLFQLVSAAQTILPDSDGAIDGHLREVGLTFHLLKDVPGLISKNIEKSLVEAFTPIGISDWNSLFWIAHPGGPAILDQVELKLGLKEEKLGATRHVLSEYGNMSSACVLFILDEMRRKSVEEGRGTTGXEWGVLFGFGPGLTVETVVLHSVPAQGVAAH; via the exons atgGCTCCTGGTGGTGTGTCCGTGGAGGAAATCCGAAAGGCCCAGCGGGCACAGGGCCCAGCGACGGTGTTGGCCATCGGGACAGCGACTCCTGCTAACTGCGTTAACCAGGCCGAATATCCCGATTACTACTTTCGGATTACCAACAGCGAGCACAAGACTGAACTGAAGGAGAAATTCAAGCGCATGT GCGAGAAATCAATGATCAAGAAACGCTACATGTACTTAACCGAAGAAATCCTGAAGGAAAACCCGAGTGTGTGCGAGTACATGGCCCCGTCGCTGGACGCTCGCCAAGACATGGTTGTGGTTGAGGTCCCGAAACTGGGCAAGGAAGCTGCGACCAAAGCCATTAAAGAATGGGGCCAACCCAAATCCAAGATCACCCACCTTGTTTTCTGCACCACTTCGGGTGTCGACATGCCCGGTGCCGATTACCAGCTCACCAAGCTCCTCGGCCTCCGTCCCTCCGTCAAGCGCCTCATGATGTACCAACAG GGCTGCTTCGCCGGCGGCACGGTCCTCCGCCTCGCCAAAGATCTCGCCGAGAACAACGCCGGCTCCCGCGTCCTCGTCGTCTGCTCAGAAATCACCGCCGTCACCTTCCGCGGCCCCTCCGACACGCACCTCGACTCCCTCGTCGGCCAAGCCCTCTTCGGCGACGGCGCAGCCGCCGTCATCGTCGGCTCCGACCCCTTACCGGTCGAGCGCCCGCTCTTCCAACTCGTCTCCGCGGCCCAGACCATCCTGCCTGACTCCGACGGGGCCATCGACGGCCACCTCCGCGAGGTGGGGCTCACATTCCACCTCCTCAAGGACGTGCCCGGCTTGATATCGAAAAACATCGAGAAGTCTCTGGTGGAAGCCTTCACTCCGATCGGCATCAGCGACTGGAACTCGTTGTTCTGGATCGCGCACCCGGGCGGCCCCGCGATCCTGGACCAGGTCGAGCTGAAACTCGGGTTGAAGGAGGAGAAACTCGGGGCGACCCGGCACGTGCTGAGCGAGTACGGCAACATGTCGAGCGCGTGCGTGCTGTTCATTTTGGACGAGATGAGGAGGAAGTCGGTGGAGGAAGGGAGAGGGACGACGG TGGAGTGGGGCGTTCTTTTCGGGTTCGGGCCGGGTTTGACGGTGGAGACGGTTGTGCTCCATAGTGTTCCGGCACAAGGCGTTGCGGCTCACTGA